In Shinella sp. XGS7, a single genomic region encodes these proteins:
- a CDS encoding TonB-dependent receptor, whose protein sequence is MMLSKTAVASLRLGLVPVAVLSGAGVLAQTGGDAAPTALERVSVTATKRQTFVQDTPLAVSAFTQKDLERAGAKDLSTMQALVPNLSIEQHGDSGGVHVFLRGVGSTNHTELGDPAVAFHVDGVYSPRPQGATVLMYDLESVEVARGPQGTLFGRNATAGSVNLNTAKPKLGQFSGSGSLLLGDRNRSQMQGALNLPLGDTLALRVAAIQERQDGWVDFQPRSNVQPGARKYGASDQAGVRATLLWEPSSSLSATLATEYYRDQGTGQVSLMQQPRAGQKLRSALIDTPGHLDQDIISYRGRVDWRPSDAIEVSYIGSWSRLERQNASDNDAGTGPGFKQEHRTEWSRFVNYTHELNVKSTDTGPFQWIAGAFMIKEDNKIRFDIDISKTAVPAGNGPIVIHPVLPSDTAWAMSFIQPNRTLDSKAVFGQGSYAFSKDFKFTAGARYTEDKKQDIGGRNWVCPDFGATIGTGGHLIGPGGPVDAASCGSVYAPGTWSGGGANDGKIKDDASTYLLRLEYKPHPDLLTYATVSTGFKSGGLSDGGRRHLPEKLSNYELGAKAEFFQRTLALNLAAFLMKYKDMQVSAIEYQPNGQQQLVTSNAARATIKGLEAELSWRITRHDRLSGNASILDAQYDDFLTCDSALLDCNNTANIVNIKGSKLPHAPRFSTTLAYEHDFVLGSGGRLTPRIGLHYQAKSYLSNFNSAPTAAVKPGSFAEARTQGAYSKLDLGLRYEEPKGRWEVEAFVNNATDKMVKTDASWIGDTSTWVSFYNPPRTFGVKAAYRF, encoded by the coding sequence ATGATGCTGAGCAAGACTGCAGTGGCGAGCTTGCGCCTGGGCCTGGTGCCCGTGGCGGTGCTCTCGGGGGCCGGCGTGCTGGCCCAGACCGGCGGCGATGCCGCCCCTACGGCGCTGGAACGCGTGTCGGTGACCGCGACCAAGCGCCAGACCTTTGTGCAGGACACGCCGCTGGCGGTGAGTGCCTTCACGCAGAAAGACCTGGAGCGCGCCGGCGCCAAGGACCTTTCCACCATGCAGGCCCTGGTGCCCAATCTGAGCATCGAGCAGCATGGTGATTCCGGCGGCGTTCATGTTTTCCTGCGCGGCGTCGGCTCCACCAACCACACCGAGCTGGGCGATCCGGCCGTGGCCTTCCATGTGGACGGGGTCTACTCGCCGCGACCCCAGGGTGCTACGGTGCTGATGTACGACCTGGAGTCGGTGGAAGTAGCGCGCGGCCCGCAAGGCACCCTGTTCGGCCGCAATGCCACAGCCGGCTCGGTCAATCTGAATACCGCCAAACCCAAGCTGGGTCAGTTCAGCGGTAGCGGCAGCCTGCTGCTGGGTGACCGCAACCGCAGCCAGATGCAGGGCGCACTCAATCTGCCGCTGGGCGATACCCTGGCTCTGCGCGTGGCCGCCATCCAGGAGCGCCAGGATGGCTGGGTGGACTTCCAGCCCCGCTCCAATGTGCAGCCGGGCGCGCGCAAGTACGGCGCCAGCGACCAGGCGGGCGTGCGGGCGACCCTGCTGTGGGAGCCCAGCAGCAGCCTCAGCGCCACCCTGGCCACCGAGTACTACCGCGACCAGGGCACGGGCCAGGTCTCCCTGATGCAGCAGCCGCGCGCCGGCCAGAAGCTGCGCTCGGCGCTGATCGACACCCCGGGTCATCTGGACCAGGACATCATCAGCTACCGCGGCCGCGTGGACTGGCGGCCCAGCGATGCCATCGAGGTGAGCTATATCGGCAGCTGGAGTCGGCTGGAACGTCAGAACGCGAGCGACAACGATGCCGGCACAGGCCCGGGCTTCAAGCAGGAGCACCGCACCGAGTGGTCGCGCTTCGTGAACTACACACACGAGCTGAATGTGAAGAGCACGGATACCGGGCCCTTCCAGTGGATCGCCGGCGCATTCATGATCAAGGAGGACAACAAGATCCGCTTTGACATCGACATCTCAAAGACTGCCGTGCCGGCGGGCAACGGACCCATCGTCATCCACCCGGTGCTGCCCAGCGACACGGCCTGGGCCATGTCCTTCATCCAACCCAATCGGACCCTGGACTCCAAGGCCGTCTTCGGTCAGGGCAGCTATGCCTTCAGCAAGGACTTCAAGTTCACGGCCGGCGCCCGCTACACCGAGGACAAGAAACAGGATATCGGCGGTCGCAACTGGGTCTGTCCCGACTTCGGCGCCACCATTGGCACCGGCGGCCACTTGATCGGCCCCGGCGGCCCGGTGGATGCCGCCAGCTGTGGCAGCGTCTATGCCCCCGGCACCTGGTCCGGCGGCGGCGCCAATGACGGCAAGATCAAGGACGATGCTTCTACCTACCTGCTGCGTCTGGAATACAAGCCCCATCCCGATCTGCTGACCTATGCCACGGTGTCCACCGGCTTCAAGTCCGGCGGACTCTCCGACGGTGGCCGCCGCCACCTGCCCGAGAAGCTCAGCAACTACGAGCTGGGTGCCAAGGCCGAGTTCTTCCAGCGCACCCTGGCCCTGAACCTGGCGGCCTTCCTGATGAAGTACAAGGACATGCAGGTCTCGGCCATCGAGTACCAGCCCAACGGGCAGCAGCAGCTGGTGACCAGCAATGCGGCGCGCGCCACCATCAAGGGCCTGGAGGCCGAGTTGAGCTGGCGCATCACCCGGCACGACCGGCTCAGCGGCAACGCCTCCATCCTGGACGCGCAGTACGACGACTTCCTCACCTGCGACTCGGCCCTGCTGGACTGCAACAACACGGCCAATATCGTGAACATCAAGGGTTCCAAGCTGCCGCACGCGCCGCGCTTCAGCACCACCCTGGCCTATGAGCACGACTTCGTGCTGGGCAGCGGCGGCCGGCTGACGCCGCGCATCGGCCTGCATTACCAGGCCAAGAGCTATCTGAGCAATTTCAACAGCGCGCCCACGGCCGCGGTCAAGCCCGGCTCCTTCGCCGAGGCCCGCACCCAGGGCGCCTACAGCAAGCTGGACCTGGGCCTGCGCTATGAGGAGCCCAAGGGCCGCTGGGAGGTGGAGGCCTTCGTCAACAACGCCACCGACAAGATGGTCAAGACCGATGCCTCCTGGATCGGCGACACCAGCACCTGGGTGAGCTTCTACAACCCGCCGCGCACCTTCGGCGTCAAGGCGGCCTACCGCTTCTGA
- a CDS encoding ABC transporter substrate-binding protein, translated as MNPHRKLRRALVLTPLLGAGLGAGLSRSGPARAGTGNATLQVASFPDLDRAARAAAARWRERHPQIELKIVSRQYADHHLAMTTALATGSGLPDVMAIDLRFVGKFVASGGFVDLNEAPYEAGRLRDQFVRYAMRQGEGPRGAQLALPADIGPGTLLYRQDLLARAGLVEADLTRDWTAYLEAGRRLKAATGAYLMADAADLRDIALRQGLQDGEGLYFDAAGRVLVESERFSRAFELGRSARQAGLDARAVAWSNDWAAGFKQGRIATQMMGAWLVGHLKNWLAPDTAGLWRSAPLPGGVQAAYGGSFYAIPKKAQHKAAAWDFIRLMSADREVQLDSLRVLDSFPALLSAQQDALMEEPLAFLGGQRARLMWRETAARVPAIPVSRFDALATDIVRDEFEKVLTRAKPIPHALRDARSLIERRARRRPGSPA; from the coding sequence ATGAACCCTCATCGCAAGCTCAGGCGAGCCCTGGTCCTGACCCCGCTGCTCGGCGCCGGGCTGGGGGCCGGCCTCTCGCGGTCCGGCCCGGCCCGCGCCGGCACGGGCAACGCCACCCTGCAGGTGGCCAGCTTTCCCGATCTGGACCGGGCCGCGCGCGCCGCCGCCGCGCGCTGGCGCGAGCGCCATCCGCAGATCGAGCTCAAGATCGTCTCGCGCCAGTACGCCGACCACCACCTCGCCATGACCACCGCCCTGGCCACCGGGTCCGGCCTGCCCGATGTGATGGCTATCGATCTGCGCTTTGTCGGCAAGTTCGTGGCTTCGGGCGGCTTCGTGGATCTTAACGAGGCACCTTATGAGGCCGGCCGCCTGCGTGACCAGTTCGTGCGCTACGCCATGCGCCAGGGCGAGGGCCCGCGCGGCGCCCAGCTGGCCCTGCCGGCCGACATTGGTCCCGGCACCCTGCTGTATCGCCAGGACCTGCTGGCCCGCGCCGGCCTGGTGGAGGCAGACCTGACGCGCGACTGGACGGCCTATCTGGAGGCCGGTCGCCGGCTCAAGGCCGCCACCGGTGCCTATTTGATGGCCGATGCCGCCGATCTGCGCGACATCGCCCTGCGCCAGGGTCTGCAGGACGGGGAGGGCCTCTATTTCGACGCCGCCGGCCGTGTGCTGGTGGAGAGCGAGCGCTTTTCCCGCGCCTTCGAGCTGGGCCGCAGCGCTCGCCAGGCCGGCCTGGACGCGCGCGCCGTGGCCTGGAGCAATGACTGGGCGGCCGGCTTCAAGCAGGGGCGCATCGCCACCCAGATGATGGGTGCCTGGCTGGTGGGCCATCTGAAGAACTGGCTGGCGCCCGACACTGCCGGCTTGTGGCGCAGCGCGCCCCTGCCCGGTGGGGTGCAGGCGGCCTATGGGGGCTCCTTCTACGCCATCCCCAAGAAGGCCCAGCACAAGGCCGCGGCCTGGGATTTCATCCGCCTGATGAGCGCCGACCGCGAGGTGCAGCTCGACTCCCTGCGCGTGCTGGACAGCTTTCCGGCCCTGCTGTCCGCGCAGCAGGACGCGCTGATGGAGGAACCGCTGGCCTTTCTGGGCGGGCAGCGTGCCCGCCTGATGTGGCGCGAGACTGCGGCGCGCGTGCCCGCCATTCCGGTGAGCCGCTTCGACGCCCTGGCTACCGACATCGTGCGAGACGAGTTCGAGAAGGTGCTCACCCGGGCCAAGCCCATTCCCCACGCCCTGCGTGATGCGCGCAGCCTGATCGAGCGCCGTGCGCGCCGCCGCCCTGGGAGCCCGGCATGA
- a CDS encoding carbohydrate ABC transporter permease, with protein MKPRRPDRRALAPYLFIAPFFLLFAVFGLFPLLFSIYLSLHQWNPAEGLHTMQWVGVENYLFALSDPWFHDSLYNTLWFALVAGVPQHLVALPLAFFIHQRVRRGRNLLVGAYFVPYITSSVAIALIFSTLYSRDYGLVNAALAEATRIPFLGSPLAALQATGLPDWLGDAEFTKPAVAFVIFWRFLGWNLVLYLSALQVIDKDLYEAAALDGAGSWQQFRHITLPLLKPMMFFAVTLTIIGSLQLFEEPFILVDMEKGVSQSVMTSAIFMYRLAFSDGDFGTASALSWILFFIIAALTWLNARLFGREARGEQHAAR; from the coding sequence ATGAAGCCCCGCCGCCCGGACCGGCGCGCGCTGGCGCCCTATCTCTTCATCGCGCCCTTCTTTCTGCTGTTCGCGGTGTTCGGCCTGTTCCCGCTGTTGTTCTCCATCTACCTATCGCTGCACCAGTGGAACCCGGCCGAGGGCCTGCACACCATGCAGTGGGTGGGCGTGGAGAACTACCTCTTTGCGCTGAGCGACCCCTGGTTCCATGACTCGCTTTACAACACCCTGTGGTTCGCCCTGGTGGCCGGCGTGCCCCAGCACCTGGTGGCCTTGCCGCTGGCCTTCTTCATCCATCAGCGCGTGCGGCGCGGGCGCAATCTGCTGGTGGGGGCCTATTTCGTGCCTTACATCACCTCCAGCGTGGCCATCGCCCTGATCTTCAGCACCCTGTACTCGCGCGACTACGGCCTCGTCAACGCCGCCCTGGCCGAGGCCACGCGCATCCCCTTCCTGGGCAGTCCGTTGGCGGCGCTGCAGGCCACCGGCTTGCCCGACTGGCTGGGGGACGCCGAGTTCACCAAGCCCGCCGTGGCCTTCGTGATCTTCTGGCGCTTCCTGGGCTGGAATCTGGTGCTCTATCTCTCGGCCCTGCAGGTGATCGACAAAGATCTCTACGAGGCAGCCGCTCTGGATGGCGCCGGATCCTGGCAGCAGTTCCGCCACATCACCCTGCCCCTGCTCAAGCCCATGATGTTCTTCGCGGTGACGCTCACCATCATCGGCAGCCTGCAGCTCTTCGAGGAGCCCTTCATTCTGGTGGACATGGAAAAGGGTGTGAGCCAGTCGGTCATGACCAGCGCCATCTTCATGTACCGCCTGGCCTTCTCGGACGGCGACTTCGGCACCGCCTCGGCCCTGTCCTGGATCCTGTTCTTCATCATCGCGGCCCTGACTTGGCTGAATGCCCGGCTGTTCGGCCGCGAGGCTCGGGGGGAACAGCATGCTGCGCGCTGA
- a CDS encoding carbohydrate ABC transporter permease, whose product MLRAEKVPALRRARLKPGLFQGRPWLAWGLVSLGALLLVAPLYFTFVFASHARSEIFNSPPPLWFGLNAWQNLALLQERLPFWRNLGMSLYVAGMSTALNLMLCAMAGYGFAVYEFRGKRTLFAIVLGSMMLPSFLNMIPSFMVMDALGWIDEPRALYVPAAASALGIFMMRQYIGSAIPRDLLDAARMDGCGEFRIFWSVVLPLLKPALGTLGLITFIASWNNFVAPLVVMRSVENYTLPLALRSMQAPNNTEWGALMMGSAIAMLPLLIVYFFSARRLVAGLTSGAVRG is encoded by the coding sequence ATGCTGCGCGCTGAGAAAGTGCCCGCCCTGCGCCGCGCCCGGCTCAAGCCCGGCCTGTTCCAGGGCCGGCCCTGGCTGGCCTGGGGGCTGGTGAGCCTGGGTGCCCTGCTGCTGGTGGCGCCGCTGTACTTCACCTTCGTCTTCGCCAGCCATGCTCGCAGCGAGATCTTCAACTCGCCGCCGCCGCTGTGGTTCGGCCTGAACGCCTGGCAAAACCTGGCCCTGCTGCAGGAGCGCCTGCCCTTCTGGCGCAATCTGGGCATGAGTCTTTATGTGGCCGGCATGAGCACGGCCCTGAACCTGATGCTCTGCGCCATGGCGGGCTACGGCTTTGCGGTCTACGAGTTCCGCGGCAAGCGCACCCTGTTCGCCATCGTGCTGGGGTCCATGATGCTGCCCAGCTTCCTCAACATGATTCCCAGCTTCATGGTGATGGACGCCCTGGGCTGGATCGACGAGCCGCGCGCCCTCTATGTGCCGGCGGCGGCCAGCGCCCTGGGCATATTCATGATGCGCCAGTACATCGGCTCGGCCATCCCGCGCGATCTGCTGGATGCCGCACGCATGGACGGCTGCGGCGAGTTCCGCATCTTCTGGAGCGTGGTCCTGCCCCTGCTCAAACCGGCGCTGGGCACCCTGGGCCTGATCACCTTCATCGCTTCCTGGAACAACTTCGTCGCGCCCCTGGTGGTGATGCGCTCGGTGGAGAACTACACCCTGCCGCTGGCCCTGCGCTCCATGCAGGCCCCCAACAACACCGAATGGGGCGCTCTGATGATGGGCAGTGCCATCGCCATGCTGCCCCTCTTGATCGTCTATTTCTTCAGCGCCCGGCGCCTGGTGGCCGGGTTGACCTCGGGCGCCGTGCGCGGCTGA
- a CDS encoding GH1 family beta-glucosidase codes for MNAIDSKPAALTELGRAFRADFQWGSATSAAQIEGAALDGGKGPSIWDRFCAEPGRINDGSHIDTACDHYHRYREDVALMKWLGLKAYRFSIAWPRVQPLGQGAWNEAGFDFYDRLIDELLAAGIKPHATLYHWDLPAALHDSIGGWTSRRIVPLFADYAAEVARRFGDRLESIATLNEPWCVATLGYETAQFAPGQTSRATAAQVSHHLLLAHGAAIQAMRAITPCKLGIVLNHTPAFPADNLREQDRRAARIDDGLNVRWYMDPVFRGQYPADIVEHLGADAPRVEEGDLARIQQPLDFLGVNFYTRSFISTQDPALPAPGQQGFTDMGWEIYPKALTQHLVRITREYAPPPIFITENGMANADQVVDGQVHDIERIAYLRDHLQALARAVELGVDVRGYFYWSLLDNFEWNSGYTKRFGLFHVDYASQQRLAKDSAHWYRDFIAAFDTGRGGR; via the coding sequence ATGAACGCCATCGACTCCAAACCCGCCGCCCTCACCGAGCTGGGCCGCGCCTTCCGTGCCGACTTCCAGTGGGGATCGGCCACCAGCGCCGCCCAGATCGAGGGAGCGGCGTTGGACGGCGGCAAGGGGCCTTCGATCTGGGACCGCTTCTGCGCCGAGCCCGGCCGCATCAATGACGGCTCCCACATCGACACGGCCTGCGACCACTACCACCGCTACCGCGAGGACGTGGCCCTGATGAAATGGCTGGGGCTCAAGGCCTACCGCTTCTCCATCGCCTGGCCGCGGGTGCAGCCCCTGGGGCAGGGCGCCTGGAACGAGGCCGGCTTTGATTTCTACGACCGCCTGATCGACGAGCTGCTGGCCGCCGGCATCAAGCCCCATGCCACGCTCTACCACTGGGACCTGCCGGCCGCCCTGCACGACTCGATCGGCGGCTGGACCTCGCGCCGCATCGTGCCGCTGTTTGCCGACTATGCGGCCGAGGTGGCGCGGCGCTTTGGCGATAGGCTGGAAAGCATCGCCACGCTCAACGAACCCTGGTGCGTGGCCACCCTGGGCTACGAGACGGCCCAGTTCGCGCCCGGCCAGACCAGCCGGGCCACCGCGGCCCAGGTCTCGCATCACCTGCTGCTGGCGCATGGCGCGGCCATCCAGGCCATGCGGGCGATCACGCCCTGCAAGCTGGGCATCGTGCTCAACCACACGCCGGCCTTCCCGGCCGACAATCTGCGCGAGCAAGACCGCCGCGCCGCCCGCATCGACGACGGGCTCAATGTGCGCTGGTACATGGACCCGGTGTTCCGCGGCCAGTACCCGGCCGACATCGTCGAGCACCTGGGCGCCGATGCGCCGCGCGTGGAGGAGGGCGATCTGGCCCGCATCCAGCAGCCGCTGGACTTCCTGGGCGTGAACTTCTACACCCGCAGCTTCATCTCCACCCAAGACCCGGCCCTGCCCGCGCCGGGCCAGCAGGGCTTCACCGACATGGGCTGGGAGATCTACCCCAAGGCCCTGACCCAGCATCTGGTGCGCATCACCCGCGAGTACGCGCCGCCGCCCATCTTCATCACCGAGAACGGCATGGCCAATGCCGACCAGGTGGTGGACGGTCAGGTGCATGACATCGAACGCATCGCCTATCTGCGCGACCATCTGCAGGCCCTGGCCCGCGCGGTGGAGCTGGGCGTGGATGTGCGCGGCTATTTCTACTGGAGCCTGCTGGACAACTTCGAGTGGAACTCGGGCTACACCAAGCGCTTCGGTCTCTTCCATGTGGACTACGCCAGCCAGCAGCGCCTGGCCAAGGACAGCGCCCACTGGTATCGCGATTTCATCGCCGCCTTCGACACTGGCCGGGGCGGGCGCTGA
- a CDS encoding ABC transporter ATP-binding protein: MAGLLFRGVAKSYGEGRAPVVRALDLEVRDGEFMVLVGPSGCGKSTSLRMLAGLEPVSAGQIFIGGREVTTLPPAERGLAMVFQSYALYPHMSVAKNMGFALRMAGRPRAEVEAAVHKAARSLQLESLLTRKAHELSGGQRQRVAIGRAIVREPSAFLFDEPLSNLDAALRGTMRLEISELHHQLKTTMIYVTHDQVEAMTMADRIAVFNEGRIEQVGAPLEVYERPINRFVAGFLGSPRINMLPPQALPGAQVPAGAETLGLRPEHLRLLPPEAGRPQGEIVLIEYLGDACIAHIKIADVAQPLAVKLEAGAPWQRHQRAGLGWDPQRLLAFDGLGRRL; encoded by the coding sequence ATGGCCGGCCTGCTGTTTCGCGGCGTGGCCAAGTCCTATGGCGAGGGGCGCGCGCCGGTGGTGCGAGCCCTGGATCTGGAGGTGCGCGACGGCGAGTTCATGGTGCTGGTGGGGCCCTCGGGCTGTGGCAAGAGCACCTCGCTGCGCATGCTGGCCGGCCTGGAGCCGGTGAGCGCGGGCCAGATCTTCATCGGTGGCCGCGAGGTCACCACGCTGCCGCCGGCCGAGCGCGGCCTTGCCATGGTGTTCCAGTCCTATGCGCTCTATCCGCATATGAGCGTCGCCAAGAACATGGGTTTTGCGCTGCGCATGGCCGGCCGGCCGCGCGCCGAGGTCGAGGCCGCGGTGCACAAGGCCGCGCGCAGCCTGCAGCTGGAGAGCCTGCTGACGCGCAAGGCGCATGAACTCTCCGGCGGTCAGCGCCAGCGCGTGGCCATCGGCCGGGCGATCGTGCGCGAACCGTCGGCCTTTTTATTCGACGAACCGCTGTCGAACCTCGACGCGGCGCTGCGCGGCACGATGCGGCTGGAGATCAGCGAACTGCATCATCAGCTCAAGACGACGATGATCTACGTCACGCACGACCAGGTGGAGGCCATGACCATGGCCGACCGCATCGCCGTCTTCAACGAGGGTCGCATTGAGCAGGTGGGTGCGCCGCTGGAGGTCTATGAAAGGCCCATCAACCGTTTCGTGGCCGGCTTCCTGGGCTCGCCCCGCATCAATATGCTGCCGCCCCAGGCCCTGCCGGGCGCCCAGGTGCCCGCCGGCGCCGAAACCCTGGGGCTGCGGCCCGAGCATCTGCGGCTGCTGCCTCCCGAGGCGGGGCGTCCGCAGGGCGAGATCGTGCTGATCGAGTATCTTGGCGATGCCTGCATTGCCCATATCAAGATCGCCGATGTGGCCCAGCCCCTGGCGGTCAAGCTGGAGGCAGGCGCGCCCTGGCAGCGCCATCAACGCGCGGGCCTGGGCTGGGATCCGCAGCGCCTGCTTGCCTTTGATGGCCTGGGGCGTCGTCTCTGA
- the glk gene encoding glucokinase encodes MSAEFPRLVADVGGTHVRFASQLFADGPLQARASYPSADFPGLWEAMQHHLQAQGLERPRACAVGIATAITGDRVQMTNHHWAFSIAALQRSLGVERLLLINDFTALALALPVLAPQDRRQVGGGPAVAGAPMGLLGPGTGLGVSGLLPGIGGGAPVPLAGEGGHVTLAGSEPEEDAVLGCLRRRFGHVSAERALSGPGLQNLHQALAEVRGLSPDGREAAEITAGEDALARDTVQLFCALLGSVAGNLVLTLGARGGLYIGGGIAPRLGERFDGSRFRERFEAKGRFRDYLAAIPAFVVNGSDQAALLGACRALDAAPL; translated from the coding sequence ATGAGCGCCGAGTTTCCCCGCCTGGTGGCCGATGTCGGCGGCACCCATGTGCGCTTTGCCAGCCAGCTGTTCGCCGACGGGCCGCTGCAGGCGCGCGCCTCCTATCCCAGCGCCGACTTTCCCGGCCTCTGGGAGGCCATGCAGCATCATCTCCAGGCCCAGGGGCTTGAGCGACCACGGGCCTGCGCTGTCGGCATCGCCACGGCCATCACCGGCGACCGGGTGCAGATGACCAATCACCACTGGGCCTTCTCCATCGCCGCCCTGCAGCGCAGCCTGGGGGTCGAGCGCCTGCTGCTCATCAATGACTTCACCGCGCTGGCCTTGGCCTTGCCGGTCCTGGCACCGCAGGACCGGCGCCAGGTTGGTGGCGGCCCGGCGGTGGCGGGGGCTCCGATGGGCCTGCTGGGGCCGGGCACGGGCCTGGGCGTCTCGGGCCTGCTGCCTGGCATCGGCGGGGGCGCTCCGGTGCCTCTGGCCGGAGAGGGCGGGCACGTGACGCTGGCCGGGTCCGAGCCGGAGGAGGACGCGGTCCTTGGCTGTTTGCGGCGGCGCTTCGGCCATGTTTCGGCCGAGCGGGCGCTCTCCGGCCCGGGCCTGCAGAACCTGCATCAGGCCCTGGCCGAGGTGCGTGGCCTGAGCCCCGATGGCCGGGAGGCTGCCGAGATCACCGCGGGCGAGGATGCGCTGGCACGCGACACGGTGCAGCTGTTCTGCGCCCTGCTGGGCAGCGTGGCCGGCAACCTGGTCCTGACCCTGGGCGCGCGCGGCGGGCTCTATATCGGTGGCGGCATCGCGCCGCGGCTGGGGGAGCGCTTCGACGGCTCCCGATTTCGCGAACGCTTCGAGGCCAAGGGGCGTTTCCGCGACTACCTGGCGGCCATCCCGGCCTTCGTGGTGAATGGCAGCGACCAGGCCGCGCTGCTGGGGGCCTGCCGGGCGCTGGACGCTGCGCCGCTCTGA
- a CDS encoding oxidoreductase-like domain-containing protein, with translation MSLPPLFSTPITDRAGALRLRRELQALAAQRGVALSEPPEEPDNCCDSGCEAACVWETFYAEMGYWRDEGLLRLEG, from the coding sequence ATGAGCCTGCCCCCGCTGTTCAGCACCCCCATCACCGACCGCGCCGGCGCCCTGCGCCTGCGCCGCGAGCTGCAGGCCCTGGCCGCCCAGCGCGGCGTGGCGCTCAGCGAGCCACCCGAGGAGCCCGACAACTGCTGCGACAGCGGCTGCGAGGCGGCCTGCGTGTGGGAGACCTTTTACGCGGAGATGGGCTACTGGCGGGATGAGGGGCTGCTGCGGCTGGAGGGGTGA
- a CDS encoding rhodanese-like domain-containing protein, whose translation MKHLLPKEAHAYLQARPEALLIDIRMELEYLYVGHPPGAIHVAWYEYPEMHPDPERFVSQVRREVGGALDRPLLLLCRSGTRTLPAGQALEAAGFSEVINIVHGFEGDPDEHFHRNTRNGWRFDGLPWEQM comes from the coding sequence ATGAAGCACCTGCTCCCCAAAGAGGCCCACGCCTATCTGCAAGCCCGTCCCGAGGCCCTGCTCATCGACATCCGCATGGAGCTGGAATACCTCTATGTGGGCCACCCGCCCGGCGCCATCCACGTGGCCTGGTACGAGTATCCCGAGATGCACCCCGACCCCGAGCGCTTCGTCAGCCAGGTGCGGCGCGAGGTGGGCGGGGCCCTGGACCGCCCCCTGCTGCTGCTGTGCCGCTCCGGCACCCGCACCCTGCCCGCCGGCCAGGCCCTGGAGGCCGCCGGCTTCAGCGAGGTGATCAATATCGTGCACGGCTTCGAGGGCGACCCCGACGAGCACTTCCATCGCAACACCCGCAATGGCTGGCGTTTCGATGGGCTGCCGTGGGAGCAGATGTAG
- a CDS encoding alpha/beta fold hydrolase, whose amino-acid sequence MLSLAPLRLTALALTVALAACAAGPEEAAGPQLLVQGRGGPVLVLEAGAGDGPEAWTRLAEELSAHTTVVRYQRNRRLAPQQDSRSGAELAAQLHQALQDRGLPPPYVLAGHSLGGPFVLSFARRYPQDVAGLVLVDARPPGFTAACTAAGSRLCDVPGWALALSEPWVRAEMRGLPATYAQIGDLASLPAVPAVVIAATTAPPLADASFQRVWLEQQRLMAQELPRARLVLAEGSGHYVQKEQPALVRRETLAVLAAARAASAPELSPRLSPRPGR is encoded by the coding sequence ATGCTGTCTCTTGCCCCGCTGCGGCTGACCGCGCTCGCCCTGACAGTCGCCTTGGCGGCCTGCGCCGCCGGCCCCGAGGAGGCGGCCGGCCCCCAGCTGCTGGTGCAAGGCCGCGGCGGCCCGGTGCTGGTGCTCGAAGCCGGCGCGGGCGATGGGCCCGAGGCCTGGACCCGTCTGGCCGAGGAGCTGTCGGCCCACACCACCGTGGTGCGCTACCAGCGCAACCGCCGGCTGGCGCCCCAGCAGGACAGCCGCAGCGGCGCCGAGCTGGCCGCCCAGCTGCATCAGGCCCTGCAGGACCGAGGCCTGCCGCCGCCCTATGTGCTGGCCGGGCATTCGCTCGGCGGCCCCTTTGTGCTGAGTTTTGCGCGCCGCTATCCGCAGGATGTGGCCGGCCTGGTGCTGGTGGATGCCCGCCCGCCAGGCTTCACCGCGGCCTGCACGGCCGCGGGTTCACGACTCTGTGATGTGCCCGGCTGGGCGCTGGCCCTGAGCGAGCCCTGGGTGCGCGCCGAGATGCGCGGCCTGCCCGCCACCTATGCCCAGATCGGCGATCTGGCCAGCCTGCCCGCGGTGCCCGCCGTGGTGATCGCGGCCACCACGGCCCCGCCGCTGGCGGACGCCAGCTTCCAGCGCGTCTGGCTGGAACAGCAGCGCCTGATGGCACAAGAGCTGCCGCGTGCGCGCCTGGTGCTGGCCGAGGGCAGCGGCCACTATGTGCAGAAGGAGCAGCCCGCCCTGGTACGGCGCGAGACCCTGGCCGTGCTGGCCGCCGCGCGGGCGGCCTCGGCCCCTGAACTCAGCCCTCGACTCAGCCCTCGACCAGGGCGCTGA